From Aspergillus chevalieri M1 DNA, chromosome 4, nearly complete sequence, a single genomic window includes:
- a CDS encoding heat shock factor-binding 1 family protein (COG:S;~EggNog:ENOG410PTN9;~InterPro:IPR009643;~PFAM:PF06825;~go_function: GO:0003714 - transcription corepressor activity [Evidence IEA]), giving the protein MTEDAKPTEAVAPPTGEKVQSQQNIDAQGQFNAAVDELLDQLQHKFDNVSRDMFGKLDDMAHRLDDLEASLTSVTDDAATATPAK; this is encoded by the exons ATGACTGAAGACGCTAAGCCAACCGAAGCCGTCGCCCCTCCTACGGGCGAAAAGGTCCAGTCGCAGCAG AACATCGACGCACAAGGCCAATTCAATGCAGCAGTTGACGAACTCCTCGACCAACTACAGCACAAATTCGATAATGTGTCAAGAGATATGTTTGGGAAGT TGGACGATATGGCGCACCGATTGGACGACCTCGAAGCTTCGTTGACAAGTGTTACGGACGATGCGGCGACGGCTACGCCGGCGAAGTAA
- the EBP2 gene encoding EBP2 family rRNA-processing protein (BUSCO:EOG09265GXF;~COG:A;~EggNog:ENOG410PIFB;~InterPro:IPR008610;~PFAM:PF05890), with protein MPKRSKLLQALDDHKGRDYEAEKQKKLVKAAEKKKKAKKDGGEGEDVKMGEEEEKTEAKSKKSEPKTDDNEDASDDEEEQSEREGEENEDDEEEGDEEEEEDIPLSDLSDDEREDVIPHQRLTINNSAAINTSLKRISFITPKTPFSEHNSLVSKDPIDIPDPNDDINRELAFYKVCQSAALTARNLLKKEGVPFTRPGDYFAEMVKSDEHMGRIKKKLYDEAANKKASAEARKQRDLKKFGKQVQVAKLQQRQKEKRETLEKINALKKKRKTDSSGPTEDANDLFDVAIDNADQAGSRKRARTDTNKPGAKRQKKNEKFGFGGKKRHAKSGDAVSSGDLRNFSHKKMKAGGPKRPGKSKRAKARS; from the exons ATGCCTAAGAGAAGCAAGCTCCTTCAGGCTCTTGATGATCACAAGGGGAGGGATTATGAGGctgagaagcagaagaagctagTTAAGGccgcggagaagaagaagaaggcgaagaaggaTGGTGGGGAGGGTGAGGATGTGAAAatgggagaggaggaggagaag aCCGAGGCAAAGTCTAAGAAGTCGGAGCCCAAGACAGATGACAATGAAGACGCATccgatgacgaggaggagcaAAGCGAGCGAGAAGGCGAAGagaatgaagatgatgaggaggaaggcgacgaagaagaagaagaagacatcCCCCTCTCCGACCTCTCCGACGACGAACGCGAGGACGTGATCCCTCACCAACGCCTGACCATCAACAACTCCGCCGCAATCAACACCTCCCTCAAACGCATCTCCTTCATCACCCCCAAAACCCCCTTCTCAGAGCACAACTCCCTCGTCTCCAAAGACCCCATCGACATCCCCGACCCCAACGACGACATTAACAGAGAACTGGCCTTCTACAAGGTCTGCCAATCTGCCGCCCTGACTGCGCGCAACTTGCTCAAGAAGGAGGGCGTTCCGTTTACTCGTCCTGGTGACTATTTTGCCGAGATGGTCAAGTCGGATGAGCATATGGGCAGGATTAAGAAGAAGCTGTATGACGAGGCGGCTAATAAGAAGGCTTCCGCGGAGGCACGCAAGCAGCGCGATTTGAAGAAGTTCGGGAAGCAGGTGCAGGTTGCTAAGTTGCAGCAGAGGCAGAAGGAGAAGCGGGAGACTCTTGAGAAGATTAATGCTCTCAAGAAGA AGCGCAAGACTGATTCCTCCGGCCCTACTGAGGACGCCAACGACCTCTTCGACGTTGCCATTGACAACGCCGACCAGGCCGGTAGTCGCAAGCGTGCCCGTACAGACACCAACAAGCCCGGCGCCAAGCgccagaagaagaacgagaagttcggattcggaggaaagaagaggcATGCTAAGAGTGGTGATGCGGTTTCCAGCGGTGATCTGCGCAACTTCTCACacaagaagatgaaggctGGTGGTCCTAAGAGACCGGGCAAGAGCAAGAGAGCCAAGGCACGGTCGTGA
- a CDS encoding uncharacterized protein (COG:S;~EggNog:ENOG410PP1X;~InterPro:IPR022702;~PFAM:PF12047), whose product MTSREDSVLAARDPSLVDENDWEEFSLSEVRILVPGKSRYANLLAASPENPVQVTGCLDEVEEEQESLVLDEEYQSKRIVIENVTHYAYGQHNDGEVGIWVAGRAGWFSISPAKGYRPMFNEIVEAIDLLYFLADRHQKKRNKRKDWNPTVEYLCEEYVSHTHGICEDADDSAEVFYKYHAFLLSRMIKGEEGVQWTKTNLFEHLCEKFPETYEEIKAENEVKEDEREQTPEGEIETHSTPEKETPPPDPATVPQTQADTIYQVILDLKEAGYLAKRELNLDLVISTVVDRFEIGSREYAVDLVAARAKNVLKLMDEAKTAHFDWSRKAIYRELKSATKRKRNPEDITLTPLRPRANDKDESSNEESEEQDDHPRHRRRRARKSVLRPKISSVSAKQIGKRTRSTAVNDDGYLSDEHPHDGHMDNFETPSKIRGHELVRDPLSTTRAKRTRSVLSDADIQAKTPLRKLVLSRHTPVHGSDLEREPTAEPDDTWTCQVRGCEAVIQHSSSKRGKELVEDHRSSHEVDTQTKLDLVFAEKQLNVGMPVDNLLSRIREMGVGLLGGEMDAPASANEA is encoded by the exons ATGACATCGCGAGAAGATAGTGTCCTGGCCGCCAGAGACCCGTCTCTTGTTGACGAGAACGACTGGGAGGAATTCAGCCTGTCCGAGGTCCGGATCCTGGTCCCGGGAAAGTCACGATATGCGAATCTGCTTGCGGCCTCGCCTGAGAATCCTGTGCAGGTGACGGGGTGTTTAGatgaggtggaggaggagcaggagtcTCTTG TCCTCGATGAAGAATACCAATCGAAGCGCATTGTCATCGAAAACGTCACCCACTACGCCTACGGCCAACATAACGATGGGGAAGTCGGGATATGGGTTGCTGGTCGTGCGGGCTGGTTCTCCATTTCGCCTGCGAAGGGGTACCGGCCCATGTTCAACGAGATAGTCGAGGCCATCGATCTGCTGTATTTCCTCGCGGACCGTCATCAGAAGAAGCGCAATAAGCGGAAGGATTGGAATCCCACTGTGGAATACTTGTGTGAGGAG TATGTCAGTCATACACATGGGATATGCGAGGATGCGGATGATTCAGCAGAGGTCTTTTACAAGTATCACGCCTTTTTGCTTTCTCGGATGATAAAGGGTGAGGAGGGTGTACAATGGACTAAGACGAATTTGTTTGAGCATCTCTGTGAGAAGTTTCCT GAAACATATGAAGAGATCAAGGCCGAAAACGAAGTGAAAGAGGACGAAAGAGAACAAACCCCAGAAGGAGAAATCGAGACGCACAGCACACCAGAGAAGGAAACCCCACCCCCGGACCCGGCTACAGTTCCCCAAACACAAGCAGACACAATATACCAGGTCATTCTCGACCTGAAAGAAGCCGGGTACTTGGCAAAGCGCGAACTGAACCTCGATCTCGTTATCTCAACCGTGGTAGACCGTTTCGAAATCGGCAGTCGCGAGTATGCGGTGGATCTTGTCGCCGCAAGGGCGAAGAATGTCCTCAAATTGATGGACGAAGCGAAGACGGCCCACTTCGACTGGTCCCGTAAGGCCATCTACCGCGAGCTCAAATCAGCCACGAAGCGGAAGAGGAATCCGGAAGATATCACCTTAACACCTTTACGACCTCGCGCAAATGACAAAGATGAGTCGTCTAACGAAGAAAGCGAAGAACAAGACGACCACCCTAGACACCGAAGACGCCGTGCCCGCAAGTCCGTACTCCGGCCGAAAATCAGCTCCGTCTCGGCCAAACAAATCGGAAAGAGGACTCGAAGCACCGCCGTCAATGATGATGGATATTTATCGGATGAACATCCCCATGATGGGCACATGGATAACTTCGAAACACCAAGCAAAATCCGCGGCCACGAACTAGTCCGCGATCCACTCTCCACAACCAGAGCAAAACGAACCCGCTCCGTCCTCTCGGATGCAGATATCCAAGCAAAGACACCCTTACGGAAACTCGTCCTCAGCAGACATACCCCCGTCCACGGCTCAGACCTGGAACGAGAGCCCACTGCTGAACCAGATGACACATGGACCTGCCAAGTCCGCGGATGCGAAGCGGTCATTCAACATAGCAGCTCGAAGCGCGGGAAAGAATTGGTTGAAGACCACCGTTCCAGTCATGAGGTTGATACGCAGACGAAGTTGGATCTGGTCTTTGCGGAGAAACAGCTCAATGTCGGTATGCCTGTGGATAATCTTCTCAGTCGGATCAGGGAGATGGGAGTTGGGTTGTTGGGGGGTGAGATGGATGCGCCTGCTAGTGCTAATGAGGCATAA
- a CDS encoding uncharacterized protein (COG:Q;~EggNog:ENOG410PM5X;~InterPro:IPR036396,IPR001128,IPR002401;~PFAM:PF00067;~go_function: GO:0005506 - iron ion binding [Evidence IEA];~go_function: GO:0016705 - oxidoreductase activity, acting on paired donors, with incorporation or reduction of molecular oxygen [Evidence IEA];~go_function: GO:0020037 - heme binding [Evidence IEA];~go_process: GO:0055114 - oxidation-reduction process [Evidence IEA]), with amino-acid sequence MATTFLVVVALAVGLLILPYVSTRKKSKKEGKVLLKLPLIGDLHTSPIDKPLTNWDTWVTQNGPIAVPKLFGIVPIVVLNSYDAVTELFSRRSQWYSNRPASVSMEMITGAEPGQSRFTLMHDYDDYLKLHHRILAPSLGAVAAPQYQSLMELESKQLLFDLSNAARQSQDGSMISTDTIYRLLERTQSSVILGLHYGLRIPRFDEPILYEIIDTQTQVTHLAANPGLPDLIPPLRHLPAFLSPWKHAADRLFATQVDLYMRLFHHGRDSAGWNATKQAIATAEKYTPAASPVADLDLAFTLATSIQGGMETSPRQLLWLFIAALYQPSFVARAHAILDEVVGRDRLPRFSDRSRLAFIDAAAHELFRWRPISPGSIPRRADRNDKFKGVKIAKGVTVMANAWAVGRDEAVFDPALGNLQEFMPERWLQQGDAGDTKLRTDLPLPVFGQGRRICQGKRVATDGAFMQVASLLWAFDFELVDGEVVDPWEMVVVGFMTMPRERKFRLKPRGNWVLEAIQREWEETDKSLDKVMGTADDVEK; translated from the coding sequence ATGGCTACCACCTTTCTGGTCGTGGTGGCGCTCGCCGTCGGCCTGTTGATACTGCCCTACGTGAGCAccaggaagaagagcaaaaAGGAGGGGAAAGTTCTGCTCAAGCTCCCCCTCATCGGCGACCTCCATACCTCGCCTATCGACAAGCCGCTAACGAACTGGGATACATGGGTTACGCAGAATGGCCCAATAGCGGTGCCCAAGCTGTTTGGAATCGTACCTATTGTCGTGCTCAACTCGTATGACGCCGTGACGGAGTTGTTCAGCCGCCGCAGCCAGTGGTATAGCAACCGACCGGCCTCGGTCAGCATGGAGATGATCACCGGTGCTGAGCCAGGGCAGTCGCGATTTACCTTGATGCACGACTACGATGATTACCTAAAGCTGCATCACCGAATCCTCGCTCCCAGCCTAGGCGCAGTCGCTGCTCCACAGTATCAGTCCTTGATGGAACTCGAGTCCAAACAGCTGCTGTTCGACCTTTCCAACGCGGCGCGGCAGAGCCAGGACGGCAGCATGATCAGTACCGACACCATATACCGCCTCCTGGAGCGCACCCAGTCGAGCGTCATCCTCGGGCTGCATTATGGCCTGCGCATTCCACGATTCGACGAGCCCATTCTGTATGAGATCATCGATACCCAGACACAGGTGACCCATCTCGCCGCCAACCCTGGCCTGCCCGATCTCATCCCGCCGCTGCGACATCTACCTGCCTTCCTATCGCCCTGGAAGCACGCTGCAGACAGGCTGTTCGCCACCCAGGTCGACCTCTATATGCGTTTGTTCCATCACGGGCGGGACTCAGCGGGCTGGAATGCTACGAAGCAGGCTATTGCCACCGCAGAGAAATACACCCCAGCTGCCTCCCCGGTTGCGGACCTTGATCTCGCCTTTACTCTAGCTACTTCCATCCAGGGCGGTATGGAAACCTCCCCGCGCCAGCTGCTGTGGCTGTTCATTGCAGCGCTGTACCAACCCTCCTTTGTAGCCCGAGCGCACGCCATCCTCGACGAGGTGGTGGGACGCGATCGCCTCCCGCGCTTTTCGGATCGCTCGAGGCTCGCCTTCATCGATGCCGCTGCTCACGAGTTGTTCCGGTGGCGGCCCATATCGCCAGGGTCCATTCCCCGGCGAGCAGATAGGAATGACAAGTTCAAGGGCGTTAAGATCGCCAAGGGAGTCACAGTCATGGCAAACGCGTGGGCTGTTGGTCGAGACGAAGCGGTGTTCGATCCCGCGCTGGGAAACCTGCAGGAGTTCATGCCCGAACGGTGGCTACAGCAGGGCGACGCTGGAGATACCAAACTGCGCACTGATCTTCCACTGCCAGTTTTTGGACAGGGTCGACGGATCTGCCAGGGCAAGAGAGTTGCCACTGACGGGGCATTTATGCAGGTTGCCAGCTTGCTGTGGGCGTTTGATTTCGAGCTGGTAGACGGTGAAGTGGTGGATCCGTGGGAGATGGTTGTAGTGGGATTCATGACGATGCCGAGGGAGAGGAAATTCAGACTTAAGCCAAGAGGGAACTGGGTGTTGGAGGCTATTCAGAGAGAGTGGGAGGAAACAGACAAGAGTCTTGACAAGGTGATGGGAACAGCAGATGATGTTGAAAAGTAG